The following are encoded in a window of Halodesulfovibrio sp. genomic DNA:
- a CDS encoding MauE/DoxX family redox-associated membrane protein, translating into MNALNNLIPCFFQKTAVIVCVRIILGGLFVYAGAGKLWDIRGFALIIEEFGLVPLALLPYVAVGLPVLEIVAGIGLIFNVRGSLLAITAMTIAFLGVLGYAIYEGLAIADCGCFAAGEVPAGYDDGSALKEAFIRDVGLLLACCFLFVTSKQKKQTTIVS; encoded by the coding sequence ATGAATGCGCTTAATAACCTGATTCCATGCTTTTTTCAAAAAACTGCCGTTATTGTTTGTGTACGAATTATCCTTGGGGGATTGTTTGTATATGCCGGAGCAGGAAAGCTTTGGGATATTCGAGGGTTTGCGCTTATCATCGAAGAATTCGGTTTAGTTCCGCTTGCGTTACTGCCGTATGTTGCGGTGGGGCTACCTGTCCTAGAAATTGTGGCAGGTATCGGTCTCATTTTTAATGTACGTGGGAGTCTTCTGGCAATTACTGCCATGACGATAGCGTTTCTGGGCGTGCTTGGATACGCTATTTATGAGGGCTTAGCGATTGCGGACTGCGGGTGCTTTGCTGCTGGTGAAGTACCAGCTGGATATGATGATGGCAGTGCTTTGAAGGAAGCATTCATTCGTGATGTAGGATTGTTACTGGCTTGTTGTTTTCTTTTTGTG
- the cbiD gene encoding cobalt-precorrin-5B (C(1))-methyltransferase CbiD has translation MAEKRLREGYTTGSSASAAAGAALRLLLMQQTVTSLEIALPPFLPENGATDEPNNRKIIPVHSVILTEYGAVGSVIKDGGDDPDATHGLHIEAHVSLLPDRTEIILEGGKGVGKVTLPGLPVPAGNPAINPEPQEQIKAAVREACAAAGYAGGVKVRIVVPKGEEQAKHTMNSRLGILGGISILGTRGTVKPYSHSSWKATVLQGMDVALAAGAECIGFSTGRRSERLLMEALPDWKELAFVQAADFAQFSLESAAEKGFKCAAWSCFFGKLVKLAQGHAYTHAKTAPIDFVTLAAWCQEAGINKTLLPEIINANTARQVLDIISNDPKKDAALHHVATIARDKAQHWAKNNVKITVYLFDFDGSLLTIV, from the coding sequence ATGGCTGAAAAGAGACTACGCGAAGGTTACACCACTGGTTCATCAGCATCGGCGGCAGCTGGTGCAGCACTCCGTTTGCTGCTTATGCAACAAACGGTAACATCACTAGAAATAGCTCTCCCTCCGTTTTTACCTGAAAACGGAGCTACAGATGAGCCTAACAATCGAAAAATTATTCCTGTCCACTCCGTTATTCTTACTGAATATGGAGCTGTTGGCAGTGTTATAAAAGATGGCGGCGACGACCCTGATGCAACACACGGCTTACACATTGAAGCCCACGTATCGCTTCTACCAGATCGTACTGAAATCATTCTTGAAGGCGGAAAAGGAGTTGGCAAGGTAACGCTTCCCGGACTTCCTGTGCCAGCAGGCAACCCTGCAATCAACCCCGAACCGCAAGAGCAAATTAAGGCAGCAGTTCGCGAAGCATGTGCAGCAGCTGGATATGCCGGAGGAGTCAAGGTACGCATTGTTGTTCCCAAAGGCGAAGAGCAGGCTAAGCATACTATGAACTCCAGACTTGGGATTCTTGGTGGTATTTCCATTTTAGGAACCCGTGGGACTGTGAAGCCATACAGCCACAGTTCATGGAAAGCGACCGTGCTGCAAGGTATGGATGTAGCCCTTGCAGCGGGTGCTGAGTGCATCGGCTTTTCCACAGGCAGGCGGAGCGAACGACTCCTCATGGAAGCACTGCCAGACTGGAAAGAGCTTGCCTTTGTACAAGCAGCAGACTTTGCCCAGTTCTCTTTAGAATCTGCGGCAGAAAAAGGATTCAAGTGTGCAGCGTGGTCATGTTTTTTCGGAAAACTCGTCAAGCTGGCACAAGGCCATGCGTATACCCACGCTAAAACAGCCCCTATAGATTTCGTGACTCTTGCTGCATGGTGCCAAGAAGCTGGTATCAACAAAACTCTGTTACCAGAAATAATTAATGCGAACACCGCACGACAAGTTCTTGATATTATCAGTAACGACCCCAAAAAAGATGCTGCATTGCATCACGTAGCCACCATCGCACGAGACAAAGCACAGCATTGGGCAAAAAACAATGTAAAGATAACAGTGTATCTTTTCGATTTTGACGGCTCACTTCTTACCATTGTTTAA
- the mqnC gene encoding cyclic dehypoxanthinyl futalosine synthase produces MFVHSPFHENDAVIEISKKVLRGKRIDKGEANVLYSEASLHTLAYLANQVRFAKHPERIVTYVADRNINYSNICSCACRFCAFFVAPDKAETDGGYVISKEELGQKIEETIALGGTQILMQGGHHPDLTMEFYEDMILWIKTTYPSIHVHAFSPPEIVFFAENENLLVKDVIARLRAAGLDSIPGGGAEILVDDVRKRVSPNKCSATRWLAVMEEAHYQGLNTTATMMFGHEETLEDRIEHLFAVREVQDRTNGFTAFIPWTFQPGNTNISCRPEPSSGYLRVLAMSRIVLDNIDNIQASWVTMGPEIAQLSLSYGANDFGSLMIEENVVAAAGTSFRLTRDEIHSIVEAAGFTPKQRTMDYSLIEGKEA; encoded by the coding sequence GTGTTTGTTCATAGTCCTTTTCATGAAAACGACGCCGTAATTGAAATTTCTAAAAAAGTTCTTCGCGGCAAACGCATCGATAAAGGCGAAGCAAATGTTCTGTATAGTGAAGCAAGCTTGCATACTCTTGCATATCTTGCCAATCAGGTACGCTTTGCAAAACATCCTGAACGTATTGTGACATATGTTGCGGATCGCAATATTAACTATTCCAACATTTGTAGCTGCGCATGCCGCTTCTGTGCTTTCTTTGTTGCACCGGATAAAGCAGAGACTGATGGCGGGTACGTCATCTCTAAAGAAGAACTTGGGCAAAAAATTGAAGAAACCATAGCTCTTGGTGGAACACAGATTCTTATGCAGGGTGGGCATCATCCTGACCTGACAATGGAATTTTATGAAGACATGATTCTATGGATTAAAACAACGTACCCATCAATTCATGTGCATGCATTTTCTCCACCTGAGATTGTGTTCTTTGCCGAAAATGAAAATTTACTTGTTAAGGATGTTATTGCACGACTGCGTGCTGCCGGTCTTGATTCTATACCGGGCGGCGGCGCTGAAATTCTTGTGGATGATGTCCGCAAACGTGTTTCCCCTAACAAATGTAGTGCAACCCGCTGGCTTGCTGTGATGGAAGAGGCACACTATCAGGGGCTGAATACAACAGCGACCATGATGTTCGGACACGAAGAGACGTTGGAAGATCGTATTGAACATTTGTTTGCCGTGCGTGAAGTACAGGATAGAACAAACGGTTTTACAGCATTCATTCCTTGGACATTCCAGCCGGGTAATACCAATATTTCTTGCAGACCAGAGCCGAGCTCCGGCTATCTGCGCGTACTCGCCATGTCCCGTATTGTGCTTGATAACATCGACAATATCCAAGCTTCATGGGTGACTATGGGACCTGAGATTGCACAGCTTTCCCTTTCTTACGGTGCAAACGATTTTGGTTCTTTGATGATAGAAGAGAATGTTGTTGCGGCGGCAGGAACCTCTTTCCGTCTTACACGCGATGAAATTCATTCCATTGTTGAAGCTGCTGGATTTACTCCGAAACAGCGGACAATGGATTATTCTCTCATTGAAGGTAAGGAAGCCTAG
- the cobM gene encoding precorrin-4 C(11)-methyltransferase: MTTTRPEWNTAPVWFIGAGPGDPELITVKGARMIAEADLVLYAGSLVPPVIIEGAKESATVMDSAPMNLEETHAAIVETVRNGGTVARVHTGDPSLYGAIREQMHLLDKEQIGYGTIPGVTASFAAAAASAAPLTVPEQSQSVIITRLEGRTPVPETEKLRDMAKHRCAMAVYLSAAHPERLVEELRAGGLEDDVVVVIAYRVGWAEQKIIRSTIGELCDVVAEHNLNRQTVFLVLPGEDNKEHFSKLYDAGFLHGFRK, from the coding sequence ATGACAACCACACGTCCTGAATGGAACACCGCACCTGTATGGTTCATCGGTGCAGGCCCCGGTGACCCTGAGCTCATAACAGTAAAAGGTGCCCGCATGATTGCAGAAGCAGATCTCGTACTCTACGCAGGTTCGCTTGTTCCCCCTGTCATCATTGAAGGTGCAAAAGAGTCAGCAACCGTTATGGACTCTGCTCCTATGAATCTCGAAGAAACACATGCAGCAATCGTTGAGACTGTCCGCAACGGCGGTACGGTTGCGCGTGTTCATACTGGCGACCCAAGCCTTTACGGTGCCATACGAGAACAGATGCACTTGCTGGATAAAGAGCAAATCGGCTACGGCACTATCCCCGGTGTTACAGCAAGCTTTGCGGCAGCCGCTGCCTCCGCTGCCCCTCTCACTGTGCCAGAACAATCACAATCCGTAATAATCACAAGACTTGAAGGGCGAACTCCAGTACCTGAAACAGAAAAGCTACGCGATATGGCAAAGCACCGCTGTGCAATGGCTGTGTACCTTTCAGCTGCCCACCCGGAGCGCCTTGTTGAAGAACTACGCGCCGGAGGACTTGAGGATGACGTAGTGGTTGTCATAGCCTACCGCGTTGGATGGGCTGAGCAAAAGATTATCCGTTCAACCATCGGCGAACTTTGCGACGTGGTTGCAGAACATAATCTGAACCGCCAAACCGTTTTCCTTGTTCTCCCCGGAGAGGACAACAAAGAACATTTTTCAAAACTTTATGATGCAGGCTTTTTACACGGGTTTAGAAAGTAG
- a CDS encoding menaquinone biosynthesis protein — protein MQESKKVRVGRIRYLNVLPIYHPLESGQLGENFELVYGTPAELNEQMEAGNLDVSSCSSFEYARHPEKYFLLPDIAIGSAGPVMSVLLISQKPISELDGEEILTTAQSHTSAALLRMLFRDCLKQDVSYKTGSVSDYIDKGDLPVAALCIGDEALRLANDERYPYRLDLGEAWREWTGLPFIFGVWIVSRKSVESGCFSQNPVELFANAKQWGRDNIEYVIRLAEKAGYMGSDGLTQYFNSLVYDLGEEEQKGLRLFMKRLAEAGEIPFAPELEFYSHTC, from the coding sequence GTGCAGGAATCCAAAAAAGTACGGGTCGGGCGCATTCGATACCTGAATGTACTGCCTATCTATCATCCTTTGGAATCCGGTCAGCTTGGAGAAAATTTTGAGCTGGTCTACGGTACTCCCGCAGAACTTAATGAGCAGATGGAAGCCGGAAATCTGGATGTGTCTTCCTGTTCATCTTTTGAATATGCGCGGCATCCAGAAAAGTACTTTTTGCTACCTGACATTGCGATAGGCAGCGCCGGGCCTGTTATGAGCGTGCTGCTGATAAGTCAGAAGCCTATTTCAGAGTTGGATGGGGAAGAAATTCTCACCACAGCGCAGTCGCATACCTCTGCCGCACTGTTACGGATGTTATTCCGTGATTGTTTAAAGCAGGATGTTTCGTACAAAACAGGCTCTGTATCTGACTATATAGATAAGGGCGATTTACCCGTTGCTGCACTATGTATTGGTGACGAAGCCTTGCGGCTTGCAAACGACGAGCGTTACCCGTACCGGCTTGATTTAGGTGAAGCATGGCGAGAGTGGACTGGACTCCCTTTTATTTTCGGGGTGTGGATTGTCTCTCGAAAATCTGTTGAGTCTGGTTGTTTTTCGCAGAATCCTGTTGAGTTGTTTGCAAATGCTAAACAATGGGGACGAGACAATATCGAATACGTTATCCGTCTCGCAGAAAAAGCAGGATATATGGGGAGCGATGGGCTTACTCAATATTTCAATAGCTTAGTGTATGATCTTGGTGAGGAAGAGCAGAAAGGCTTACGTTTGTTTATGAAACGACTTGCTGAGGCTGGAGAAATACCGTTCGCTCCTGAGCTTGAATTTTATTCCCATACATGCTGA
- a CDS encoding AraC family transcriptional regulator yields the protein MNAKKVHIRKRIEQVQRYIEEHLDTPVTLEMLAEQCGYSTLYFHSIFTGMVGEGVKEYQRRLCLQRAARQLLLTDKSIMNIALEAGYESQEGFSRAFKKRFDFPPLKFRKLQPQYNTLSGGKLMNTTTLPTSDLTVTIKNCTPITVAAVRHTGPYANCKNAFKTLHKWSRANGLYGTYRPVVGVSYDDPRTTPQEKLRYDACMAIPENFVVAGEARKYVIHGGRYACCIHKGSYATMPQTFTAILGHWLPDSGEELTNHPPLEVYLNCPSVTAEAELRTEIRIPLK from the coding sequence ATGAACGCCAAAAAAGTACATATCCGGAAACGAATCGAACAAGTACAGCGGTACATCGAAGAACACCTCGATACCCCTGTGACACTTGAGATGCTTGCCGAGCAGTGCGGCTATTCTACACTCTATTTCCATTCAATTTTCACCGGTATGGTCGGTGAAGGTGTAAAGGAATATCAACGTAGATTATGCCTGCAACGGGCAGCACGCCAACTACTGCTCACTGACAAATCGATCATGAATATCGCTTTAGAAGCAGGGTACGAATCGCAAGAAGGATTTTCCCGTGCTTTCAAAAAACGCTTCGACTTTCCACCACTCAAGTTTAGAAAACTACAGCCACAGTATAATACGTTATCTGGAGGAAAACTTATGAATACCACAACGCTCCCCACCTCTGATCTTACCGTAACTATAAAAAATTGTACTCCAATCACTGTTGCAGCAGTGAGACATACAGGTCCCTACGCTAACTGCAAAAACGCATTCAAAACCTTACACAAATGGTCAAGAGCAAACGGACTTTACGGAACATACAGACCTGTAGTCGGGGTTAGTTATGATGACCCGCGAACAACCCCACAAGAAAAATTGCGCTATGATGCTTGCATGGCTATACCGGAAAACTTTGTTGTTGCAGGTGAGGCACGCAAATATGTAATTCACGGTGGACGCTACGCATGCTGCATCCATAAAGGTTCATATGCTACCATGCCACAAACATTTACCGCTATTTTAGGGCACTGGCTGCCAGATTCAGGCGAAGAGCTTACAAACCATCCACCGCTCGAAGTCTACCTCAACTGCCCGTCAGTTACTGCGGAAGCAGAGTTACGCACCGAAATACGAATCCCGTTAAAATAG
- the cbiE gene encoding precorrin-6y C5,15-methyltransferase (decarboxylating) subunit CbiE: protein MAIHIVGLGIDPDILPEAHKQLITDADVLVGGKRQLAAYATPDTESIAITAPLSSVFEAMASSYHARKKVVVIADGDPLFFGIGDRIIKEFGSENVIIHPNTATVQAIASKAKVSWQHMHMVSLHGRNNYVPLYTSVMQYDYITVLTDNINIPAVIAQKLLDRGVSWFRMSIFEDMGTENEVVSTCSLEEASNRSFSKLNAVFLERIGQPPHALRIGIPDTELTTERNLITKRPVRSVSIGLLELKPQHTMWDIGAGSGSVSIEAAHLLSKGAVYAIERKSERIDLIRQNRARFGAVNVDVRHGDAQKNLDDLPTPDRIFIGGGLGSDSTLLEPLCDRLRQNGIIVANCTLLSSLEIAKNHFKALGWEYAVTLIQSATSHPLAGDVRLDSMNPIFIISAHKPASGNHTEK from the coding sequence ATGGCTATTCATATTGTCGGTCTTGGAATTGACCCGGATATACTCCCTGAAGCTCACAAACAACTCATTACAGATGCCGACGTACTGGTAGGCGGCAAACGACAGCTTGCGGCATACGCTACCCCCGACACAGAATCCATCGCTATCACTGCCCCGTTGAGCAGCGTCTTCGAAGCTATGGCATCCAGCTACCATGCACGTAAAAAAGTAGTAGTCATTGCAGATGGCGACCCGCTCTTTTTTGGTATAGGTGACAGAATTATCAAAGAATTTGGATCTGAAAACGTTATTATCCACCCGAACACCGCTACAGTGCAGGCAATTGCCAGCAAAGCCAAAGTGTCGTGGCAGCACATGCATATGGTATCGTTGCACGGGCGTAATAACTACGTCCCTTTATATACGTCTGTGATGCAATATGACTACATTACGGTGCTCACAGACAACATCAACATACCTGCTGTTATCGCCCAAAAGCTTCTAGATAGAGGCGTAAGCTGGTTCCGCATGAGCATTTTTGAAGATATGGGAACCGAAAACGAAGTCGTTTCAACCTGCTCTCTTGAAGAAGCAAGCAACCGCAGTTTTTCCAAGCTGAATGCAGTGTTTCTTGAACGCATCGGACAGCCTCCGCATGCCCTGCGCATAGGTATTCCTGACACAGAACTTACTACGGAACGAAACTTAATCACAAAGCGCCCAGTACGCTCAGTGTCCATTGGTCTCCTTGAACTGAAGCCACAGCATACTATGTGGGACATCGGTGCAGGAAGTGGTTCTGTCAGCATCGAAGCTGCACATCTTCTTTCAAAAGGAGCGGTGTATGCAATTGAGCGTAAGAGCGAACGGATAGATTTGATTCGTCAAAACCGTGCCCGATTCGGGGCAGTCAATGTTGACGTGCGACATGGCGACGCGCAAAAGAACCTCGACGACCTCCCGACACCCGACAGAATTTTTATCGGTGGCGGACTTGGTTCAGACAGCACACTACTTGAACCGCTTTGCGACAGGCTTCGACAAAACGGAATTATTGTTGCCAACTGTACCTTACTCTCAAGCCTTGAGATTGCCAAAAATCACTTCAAGGCTCTTGGATGGGAATATGCGGTGACACTCATTCAGTCCGCTACGTCACATCCTTTGGCAGGAGATGTCCGGCTGGACAGTATGAACCCCATTTTTATAATCAGCGCACACAAGCCTGCATCAGGCAACCACACTGAAAAATAA